One Kineococcus aurantiacus genomic window carries:
- a CDS encoding DUF7059 domain-containing protein, whose translation MTDPRELLAGLREDLRAANYTVDGVGELVGDVASAALDREQPLPALRATAGSREPAAVLLRCATLGRTVTRAELDAALPRTGTDGAAALGLVAAAGSAPGDEVRPLVDLRPYAVDDASGTAQWWLVSDLGELATGEALSADHVLGVGGASLTLASATVRTPVDRVLDVGTGCGIQALHAARHARRVTATDTSERALDLAAVNAALNETALDLRQGSLLEPVEEGERFGLVVSNPPFVITPRTGAVPTYEYRDGGMPGDSLVARLVGQVGSVLEPGGVAQLLGNWELHDGQSWSQRLEGWLEGTGLDAWVVQREVADPALYAETWIRDGGQKPGPRFDELYTAWLDDFAARGVSGVGFGVVTLRKPLRAGAPLRRFEENLAALSDPLGEVFATGLAVHDALAGLEDLGDLALRVAPDVTDERYHTPGDPDPRIVLLRQGGGLRRVAQVDGDLAGLVGACDGELTVGQVTAGLAVLGEEPVGDVRQRLYPRVRSLVQDGFLLLP comes from the coding sequence GTGACCGATCCCAGAGAACTCCTCGCCGGCCTGCGCGAGGACCTGCGTGCCGCGAACTACACCGTCGACGGGGTCGGGGAACTCGTCGGGGACGTCGCCTCGGCGGCCCTGGACCGCGAGCAGCCGCTGCCGGCGCTGCGGGCCACGGCCGGGTCCCGCGAGCCGGCCGCGGTGCTGCTGCGCTGCGCCACGCTGGGCCGGACCGTGACCCGCGCCGAGCTCGACGCGGCCCTGCCGCGCACGGGGACCGACGGGGCCGCCGCGCTCGGGCTCGTCGCCGCCGCCGGGTCCGCGCCCGGGGACGAGGTGCGGCCCCTGGTGGACCTGCGGCCCTACGCCGTCGACGACGCCTCCGGGACCGCGCAGTGGTGGCTGGTCAGCGACCTCGGCGAGCTGGCCACCGGGGAGGCGCTGTCGGCCGACCACGTCCTGGGCGTCGGGGGCGCCTCGCTGACCCTGGCCTCGGCGACCGTGCGCACCCCGGTGGACCGCGTCCTGGACGTCGGCACCGGCTGCGGCATCCAGGCCCTGCACGCCGCCCGGCACGCGCGCCGCGTCACCGCCACGGACACCTCCGAGCGCGCCCTGGACCTCGCGGCCGTCAACGCCGCCCTCAACGAGACGGCCCTGGACCTGCGGCAGGGGTCGCTGCTGGAGCCCGTGGAGGAGGGCGAGCGGTTCGGCCTGGTGGTGTCCAACCCGCCGTTCGTCATCACCCCCCGCACCGGCGCCGTGCCCACGTACGAGTACCGCGACGGCGGGATGCCCGGCGACTCCCTCGTCGCGCGGCTCGTCGGGCAGGTCGGGTCGGTGCTCGAACCCGGGGGCGTGGCGCAGCTGCTGGGCAACTGGGAGCTGCACGACGGGCAGAGCTGGTCGCAGCGCCTGGAGGGCTGGCTGGAGGGCACGGGCCTGGACGCGTGGGTCGTCCAGCGCGAGGTCGCCGACCCGGCCCTGTACGCCGAGACGTGGATCCGCGACGGGGGGCAGAAGCCCGGGCCCCGCTTCGACGAGCTGTACACCGCGTGGCTGGACGACTTCGCCGCGCGCGGCGTCAGCGGCGTCGGCTTCGGCGTCGTCACGCTGCGCAAGCCGCTGCGGGCGGGCGCGCCGCTGCGCCGGTTCGAGGAGAACCTGGCCGCGCTGAGCGACCCGCTGGGGGAGGTCTTCGCGACCGGCCTGGCCGTCCACGACGCGCTGGCCGGGCTGGAGGACCTGGGGGACCTGGCCCTGCGGGTGGCCCCCGACGTCACCGACGAGCGGTACCACACCCCCGGCGACCCCGACCCCCGCATCGTGCTGCTGCGCCAGGGCGGCGGGCTGCGCCGCGTCGCCCAGGTCGACGGCGACCTCGCCGGGCTCGTCGGGGCCTGCGACGGGGAGCTGACCGTCGGGCAGGTCACCGCGGGCCTGGCGGTGCTGGGGGAGGAGCCCGTCGGTGACGTGCGGCAGCGGCTGTACCCGCGGGTGCGCTCCCTCGTGCAGGACGGGTTCCTGCTCCTGCCCTGA
- a CDS encoding type II secretion system F family protein, which produces MSAAGPGVLVGALLAAAVLVAGGARPPRVPRVPGVRAVLGARGLPGRRRRGAPGPPAPDVALVCDLVAAAVEAGLPPGRALEACLDALAAEGFREDPELRRAAVRLSWGADAGESAAALRAGGTWDDLAEPLLLSARTGAGVATLLGSAATSRRARRRWEAEAAAGRLAASLVLPLGLCTLPAFLLLGVVPVVLTLAGQVLS; this is translated from the coding sequence GTGAGCGCGGCGGGACCCGGGGTCCTCGTCGGCGCGCTGCTCGCGGCGGCCGTGCTCGTCGCGGGCGGAGCCCGGCCACCCCGGGTCCCCCGGGTCCCCGGGGTCCGGGCGGTCCTCGGCGCCCGTGGGCTCCCGGGGCGCCGGCGGCGCGGGGCGCCCGGCCCACCGGCCCCCGACGTCGCCCTCGTCTGCGACCTCGTCGCGGCCGCCGTCGAGGCCGGGCTGCCGCCCGGGCGCGCCCTGGAGGCCTGCCTCGACGCGCTCGCGGCCGAGGGCTTCCGCGAGGACCCCGAGCTGCGGCGCGCCGCGGTGCGGCTGTCCTGGGGGGCCGACGCCGGGGAGTCCGCTGCCGCCCTGCGGGCCGGGGGCACCTGGGACGACCTCGCCGAGCCCCTGCTGCTGTCCGCGCGGACCGGCGCGGGGGTCGCGACGCTGCTGGGCTCGGCGGCCACCTCGCGCCGCGCCCGCCGGCGCTGGGAGGCCGAGGCCGCCGCGGGGCGGCTGGCCGCCTCCCTGGTGCTGCCCCTGGGGCTGTGCACCCTGCCGGCGTTCCTGCTGCTCGGGGTGGTCCCCGTCGTGCTGACGCTGGCGGGGCAGGTGCTGTCGTGA
- a CDS encoding DUF4244 domain-containing protein, with translation MHQTVSEEDGGTTPDGGTIPDAGMAPDAGMATAEYAMATLAACGFAGLLIAVLRSDEVRGMLLGIVQRALSLG, from the coding sequence GTGCACCAGACGGTCTCGGAAGAGGACGGCGGGACGACCCCGGACGGCGGGACGATCCCGGACGCGGGGATGGCCCCGGACGCCGGGATGGCCACGGCCGAGTACGCCATGGCGACCCTGGCCGCGTGCGGTTTCGCGGGGCTGCTCATCGCGGTCCTGCGCAGCGACGAGGTCCGCGGGATGCTGCTCGGCATCGTCCAGCGGGCGCTGTCGCTGGGGTGA
- a CDS encoding anti-sigma factor antagonist, which produces MDLSVTSREESGRTVVEVSGEIDVYTAPTLRERLNELVGAGHHHLVVDMEGVEFLDSTGLGVLVGGLKRVRSHDGSLHLVCQREKILKVFRITGLTKVFPIHDTVADAIAASASSDEANAPS; this is translated from the coding sequence GTGGACCTGTCGGTGACCAGCCGTGAGGAGAGCGGCCGGACCGTCGTCGAGGTGTCCGGCGAGATCGACGTGTACACCGCGCCCACCCTGCGCGAACGGCTCAACGAGCTCGTCGGCGCCGGCCACCACCACCTGGTCGTCGACATGGAGGGCGTCGAGTTCCTCGACTCCACCGGCCTGGGCGTCCTGGTCGGTGGCCTCAAGCGGGTGCGCTCGCACGACGGTTCGCTGCACCTGGTGTGCCAGCGGGAGAAGATCCTCAAGGTCTTCCGCATCACGGGCCTGACGAAGGTCTTCCCGATCCACGACACCGTGGCCGACGCCATCGCGGCCTCGGCGTCGTCCGACGAGGCCAACGCCCCGTCCTGA
- a CDS encoding ATP-binding protein: protein MPTVTLRFSPLAEHVRTARLVAVSVARRAGFGEDQLDEIRIAIGEACARAVAGGALRTTTGPAVGLVDMRLCDDRDGLDVTVVQCDVHGDPLPETGPGPLATEDPLSLALMAGMSDTSGQAGASGGLSLTWKLAPEDVAGARNS from the coding sequence GTGCCCACCGTCACCCTGCGGTTCTCCCCGCTGGCCGAGCACGTGCGCACCGCGCGGCTCGTCGCCGTGTCGGTGGCGCGGCGGGCCGGTTTCGGGGAGGACCAGCTCGACGAGATCCGCATCGCGATCGGCGAGGCCTGCGCGCGGGCCGTGGCCGGCGGGGCGCTGCGGACGACCACGGGCCCGGCCGTCGGGCTCGTCGACATGCGGTTGTGCGACGACCGCGACGGGCTCGACGTGACGGTCGTGCAGTGCGACGTCCACGGCGACCCGCTGCCCGAGACCGGGCCCGGCCCGCTGGCGACCGAGGACCCGCTGTCCCTGGCGCTCATGGCGGGGATGTCCGACACCAGCGGTCAGGCGGGCGCCTCCGGCGGCCTCAGCCTCACCTGGAAGCTCGCCCCCGAGGACGTCGCGGGGGCCCGCAACTCCTGA
- a CDS encoding Rv3654c family TadE-like protein has product MLAVGVCAATLSALLLALALTSAVVARHRAEAVADLAALAAADVVVGRAAGQPCARAAALARGQGADLLACAVAADGSVVVTAAVRPAGLAGRLGPARASARAGQATEG; this is encoded by the coding sequence GTGCTCGCCGTGGGGGTCTGCGCGGCCACCCTCTCGGCGCTGCTGCTCGCCCTCGCGCTGACCTCCGCCGTCGTGGCCCGGCACCGGGCCGAGGCCGTCGCCGACCTCGCGGCGCTCGCGGCCGCCGACGTCGTCGTGGGCCGGGCCGCGGGGCAGCCGTGCGCCCGGGCCGCGGCGCTGGCCCGGGGCCAGGGCGCGGACCTCCTGGCGTGCGCCGTGGCCGCTGACGGGTCGGTCGTGGTGACGGCCGCCGTGCGCCCGGCCGGGCTCGCGGGGCGCCTCGGGCCGGCGCGGGCCTCGGCCCGGGCCGGTCAGGCGACCGAGGGGTGA
- a CDS encoding sodium-translocating pyrophosphatase, with translation MPVSGGLSGSAQGIAVAVVVVAVLALVAAFVFRRQVLAAGEGTERMQAIAGAVQNGASAYLRRQFRTLAWFAVAVLVLLLALPADGWDLRAARSVAFVVGAVFSAAIGYLGMSLAVRANVRVAAAARSGAGGREAGMRVAFRTGGVVGMTTVGLGLLGAAAAVLAYGDDAPTVLEGFGFGAALLAMFMRVGGGIFTKAADVGADLVGKIEQGIPEDDPRNPATIADNVGDNVGDCAGMAADLFESYAVTIVAAVILGSAAIGQDGLVLPLLIPAIGAVTAALGVVLVRAKPGVSGLTSIQNGFYLSAVVALAGTAVACYAYLPGSFAEFTGAGETVATLNGDPRLIAFAAVFLGILLAVLILFLTGHYTGTEARPTRDVAGSSLTGAATVVLSGIGLGLESAVYTTLVIAGAVFLAFVLAGGVLALAMFLVALAGCGLLTTVGVIVAMDTFGPVSDNAQGIAEMSGDVDGEGAAVLTELDAVGNTTKAVTKGIAIATAVLAATALFGSYQDAVTSRISEVAVGVERPAAYVLATLTDFQVSTPTTLVGVLLGAAVVFLFAGLAINAVGRSAGAVVLEVRRQFADHPGIMDGTEQPDHGRVVDLCTRDALRELATPGLLAAFSPIAVGFGLGVAPLAGFLGGAIGAGVLMAVFLANSGGAWDNAKKLVEDGLHGGKGSEAHAATVIGDTVGDPFKDTAGPAINPLIKVMNLVALLVAPAVVTLTVGADENPWLRYGIAVVAAAVIVAAVAASKLRRVDMAAPTGPADVDVRTVPRTDQGAEQLP, from the coding sequence GTGCCAGTGTCCGGGGGTCTGTCGGGTTCCGCGCAGGGCATCGCCGTCGCGGTCGTGGTCGTCGCCGTCCTGGCCCTGGTGGCCGCCTTCGTGTTCCGACGACAGGTCCTCGCCGCCGGCGAGGGCACCGAGCGGATGCAGGCCATCGCCGGGGCCGTCCAGAACGGCGCCTCGGCCTACCTGCGCCGGCAGTTCCGCACCCTCGCCTGGTTCGCGGTCGCCGTCCTCGTCCTGCTGCTGGCGCTGCCCGCCGACGGGTGGGACCTGCGCGCCGCGCGCAGCGTCGCGTTCGTCGTGGGGGCCGTGTTCTCCGCCGCCATCGGGTACCTGGGCATGTCGCTGGCCGTGCGGGCCAACGTCCGCGTCGCGGCCGCCGCGCGCAGCGGGGCCGGGGGGCGCGAGGCCGGCATGCGGGTCGCGTTCCGCACCGGCGGCGTCGTCGGCATGACGACCGTCGGGCTCGGGCTGCTGGGGGCCGCGGCCGCCGTCCTCGCCTACGGCGACGACGCCCCCACCGTCCTGGAGGGCTTCGGCTTCGGGGCCGCCCTGCTGGCCATGTTCATGCGCGTCGGCGGCGGCATCTTCACCAAGGCCGCCGACGTCGGGGCCGACCTCGTCGGCAAGATCGAGCAGGGCATCCCCGAGGACGACCCGCGCAACCCCGCGACGATCGCCGACAACGTCGGCGACAACGTCGGCGACTGCGCGGGCATGGCCGCGGACCTGTTCGAGTCGTACGCCGTGACGATCGTCGCGGCCGTCATCCTGGGTAGCGCCGCGATCGGTCAGGACGGGCTGGTCCTGCCGCTGCTCATCCCCGCCATCGGCGCGGTCACCGCGGCCCTGGGCGTCGTGCTGGTCCGCGCGAAACCGGGCGTCAGCGGGCTGACGTCCATCCAGAACGGCTTCTACCTGTCGGCGGTGGTCGCCCTGGCCGGCACCGCGGTCGCCTGCTACGCGTACCTGCCGGGGTCGTTCGCGGAGTTCACCGGGGCCGGGGAGACGGTGGCGACCCTCAACGGCGACCCGCGCCTCATCGCGTTCGCCGCGGTGTTCCTGGGGATCCTGCTGGCCGTCCTCATCCTGTTCCTCACCGGCCACTACACCGGGACCGAGGCCAGACCCACGCGGGACGTCGCCGGGTCCTCCCTCACGGGCGCCGCCACGGTCGTGCTGTCCGGCATCGGGCTGGGCCTGGAGTCGGCGGTCTACACGACGCTCGTCATCGCCGGGGCGGTGTTCCTGGCGTTCGTCCTGGCCGGGGGCGTGCTGGCGCTGGCGATGTTCCTCGTGGCGCTGGCCGGGTGCGGTCTGCTGACGACCGTCGGGGTCATCGTCGCCATGGACACCTTCGGGCCCGTCAGCGACAACGCGCAGGGCATCGCCGAGATGAGCGGCGACGTCGACGGGGAGGGGGCCGCGGTCCTCACCGAGCTCGACGCCGTCGGGAACACCACGAAGGCCGTGACGAAGGGCATCGCGATCGCGACGGCCGTCCTGGCGGCGACGGCGCTGTTCGGGTCCTACCAGGACGCCGTGACGAGCCGGATCTCCGAGGTCGCGGTGGGGGTCGAGCGCCCGGCGGCGTACGTGCTGGCCACCCTGACCGACTTCCAGGTCTCCACCCCCACGACGCTGGTCGGGGTGCTGCTCGGGGCCGCGGTGGTGTTCCTCTTCGCGGGCCTGGCGATCAACGCCGTCGGCCGCTCCGCGGGGGCCGTCGTCCTGGAGGTGCGCCGGCAGTTCGCCGACCACCCCGGGATCATGGACGGCACCGAGCAGCCCGACCACGGCCGGGTCGTGGACCTGTGCACGCGCGACGCGCTGCGCGAGCTCGCCACCCCGGGCCTGCTGGCCGCGTTCTCGCCCATCGCCGTCGGCTTCGGCTTGGGCGTGGCGCCGCTGGCGGGTTTCCTGGGCGGGGCGATCGGGGCCGGGGTGCTCATGGCGGTGTTCCTGGCGAACTCCGGCGGGGCGTGGGACAACGCCAAGAAGCTCGTCGAGGACGGCCTGCACGGCGGCAAGGGGTCCGAGGCGCACGCGGCGACCGTCATCGGCGACACCGTCGGCGACCCGTTCAAGGACACCGCCGGGCCGGCCATCAACCCGCTCATCAAGGTCATGAACCTCGTCGCGCTGCTGGTGGCCCCGGCCGTCGTCACCCTGACCGTCGGCGCGGACGAGAACCCGTGGCTGCGGTACGGGATCGCCGTCGTCGCGGCCGCGGTGATCGTCGCGGCCGTCGCCGCCAGCAAGCTGCGGCGGGTCGACATGGCGGCCCCCACCGGGCCCGCAGACGTCGACGTGCGCACCGTCCCGCGCACCGACCAGGGAGCCGAGCAGCTGCCCTGA
- a CDS encoding TadE family type IV pilus minor pilin — protein sequence MNAQPYRDRDRDRDRDRGSATAEFALLLPAVVVLLATALGGVRVAVTQVQCVDAARAAARAAARGESPDVVRQVARAAAPDGAQVSVDVTASTVTVEVGAHRRLAGPLGGAVHARGSASAAVEAAGEAAGEAAQVQVGP from the coding sequence GTGAACGCGCAGCCTTACCGGGACCGGGACCGGGACCGGGACCGGGACCGGGGCTCGGCGACGGCGGAGTTCGCCCTGCTCCTGCCCGCGGTCGTCGTCCTGCTCGCCACCGCCCTGGGGGGCGTGCGGGTCGCCGTGACCCAGGTCCAGTGCGTCGACGCGGCCCGCGCCGCGGCCCGGGCGGCCGCCCGCGGGGAGAGCCCCGACGTCGTCCGGCAGGTGGCGCGCGCCGCCGCCCCCGACGGCGCGCAGGTCTCCGTGGACGTCACCGCCTCGACCGTCACGGTCGAGGTCGGCGCCCACCGGCGCCTCGCCGGGCCGCTCGGCGGGGCCGTGCACGCCCGCGGCTCGGCGAGCGCGGCCGTGGAGGCGGCGGGGGAAGCCGCGGGGGAGGCCGCGCAGGTGCAGGTGGGCCCGTGA
- a CDS encoding DEAD/DEAH box helicase has translation MVPDGHGPRWREVLEAGVRGDRVRHVEHLPARPGDRLPWPGWADPEVVAALERGTGGLPWRHQVRAADAVHAGRSTVLSAGTASGKSLAFQLPVLTALRATARTSPNGKGATALYLSPTKALAADQDDRLRALGLDAPLTSTYDGDTPPEVRRWIREHAALVLTNVDMLHRSVLPGHERWASFLRRLRFVVVDELHTYRGVFGSHAAAVLRRLRRLAARYGSDPVFVLASATVADPATTARRLTGVDVHAVTEDASARPAVSVALWEPPPRPAGPDGATGRGERRSATAEAADLLGDLVLEGVRTLAFVRSRTAAESVAAGARRRLSDVDPDLAGRVVAYRGGYLPEDRRALEEGLRTGRVAGMATTNALELGVDVAGLDAVLVAGWPGTRASFWQQVGRAGRRGTPALGVFVSRDDPLDTYLVHHPGALFGAGVEATVLDPDNAYVLAPHLAAAAQELPLTEADLELFGPVAADVVDLLVRRNTLRRRTNGWYWTRRERAADLTDLRGAGGSVRIVEGVTGRVLGTVEAGSADSTVHEGAVHVHQGRTYLVDRLDLEEFLAVVHPEPDPGFTTHARSSSDVRVLAVDSTVRHGPVRVASGVVEVTSRVTGFLRREVGSGVVLGEQPLDLPERRLRTRSVWWTVEADVAEAVLGDPARLPGALHAAEHASIGLLPLLATCDRWDLGGLSTALHPDTERPTVFVHDAVPGGAGFADRGHARFAQWLTATRDAVRSCGCEDGCPACVQSPKCGNGNEPLDKAGALGLLDVLVEAVGATGATGDPGGADDAHPSVA, from the coding sequence GTGGTTCCCGACGGACACGGCCCGCGCTGGCGGGAGGTGCTCGAGGCCGGGGTGCGCGGCGACCGCGTCCGGCACGTCGAGCACCTGCCCGCGCGCCCTGGGGACCGGCTGCCGTGGCCCGGCTGGGCCGACCCCGAGGTCGTGGCGGCGCTGGAGCGCGGGACGGGCGGGCTGCCGTGGCGGCACCAGGTGCGGGCCGCCGACGCCGTGCACGCCGGCCGCTCCACCGTGCTGTCCGCGGGCACCGCCTCGGGCAAGTCGCTGGCCTTCCAGCTGCCGGTCCTGACGGCGCTGCGCGCCACCGCCCGCACCTCCCCCAACGGCAAGGGCGCCACGGCGCTGTACCTGTCGCCCACCAAGGCGCTGGCCGCCGACCAGGACGACCGGCTGCGGGCGCTGGGGCTGGACGCCCCCCTCACCAGCACCTACGACGGCGACACCCCGCCGGAGGTGCGGCGCTGGATCCGCGAGCACGCCGCGCTCGTCCTGACGAACGTCGACATGCTGCACCGGTCGGTGCTGCCCGGCCACGAGCGCTGGGCCAGCTTCCTGCGCCGCCTGCGGTTCGTCGTGGTCGACGAGCTGCACACCTACCGCGGCGTGTTCGGCTCGCACGCGGCGGCCGTCCTGCGCCGGCTGCGGCGGCTGGCCGCCCGCTACGGCTCCGACCCCGTCTTCGTGCTGGCCTCGGCCACCGTCGCCGACCCGGCCACCACCGCCCGCCGCCTGACGGGCGTGGACGTGCACGCCGTCACCGAGGACGCCTCGGCCCGCCCCGCGGTGTCGGTCGCGCTGTGGGAACCCCCGCCGCGCCCGGCCGGCCCCGACGGCGCGACGGGCCGCGGCGAGCGCCGCAGCGCGACGGCCGAGGCGGCCGACCTGCTGGGCGACCTCGTCCTGGAGGGGGTCCGGACGCTGGCGTTCGTCCGCAGCCGCACGGCCGCGGAGTCGGTCGCCGCGGGGGCCCGGCGGCGGCTGTCCGACGTCGACCCCGACCTGGCCGGCCGGGTGGTGGCCTACCGCGGCGGGTACCTGCCGGAGGACCGCCGGGCGCTGGAGGAGGGGCTGCGCACGGGCCGGGTCGCCGGGATGGCCACGACGAACGCCCTGGAGCTGGGGGTCGACGTGGCCGGTCTGGACGCCGTGCTGGTGGCCGGCTGGCCGGGGACCCGCGCCTCGTTCTGGCAGCAGGTCGGGCGCGCGGGGCGCCGCGGGACCCCGGCGCTGGGGGTGTTCGTGTCGCGGGACGACCCGCTGGACACGTACCTGGTGCACCACCCCGGGGCGTTGTTCGGCGCCGGGGTGGAGGCGACCGTCCTGGACCCCGACAACGCGTACGTCCTGGCCCCGCACCTGGCCGCCGCGGCGCAGGAACTGCCCCTGACCGAGGCCGACCTGGAACTGTTCGGCCCGGTCGCCGCCGACGTCGTCGACCTGCTGGTGCGGCGGAACACGCTGCGGCGCAGAACGAACGGCTGGTACTGGACACGACGGGAACGGGCCGCCGACCTCACCGACCTGCGCGGCGCCGGGGGCAGCGTGCGGATCGTCGAGGGCGTCACGGGCCGGGTCCTGGGCACGGTCGAGGCCGGTTCGGCCGACTCCACCGTGCACGAGGGCGCCGTGCACGTGCACCAGGGGCGGACCTACCTCGTCGACCGGCTCGACCTGGAGGAGTTCCTGGCGGTCGTCCACCCCGAACCCGACCCGGGGTTCACCACGCACGCCCGCTCCAGCTCCGACGTGCGGGTGCTCGCCGTCGACTCGACCGTCCGGCACGGGCCGGTGCGGGTCGCCTCCGGGGTCGTGGAGGTGACCAGCCGGGTGACGGGTTTCCTGCGGCGCGAGGTCGGTTCCGGGGTGGTCCTGGGCGAGCAGCCCCTGGACCTGCCCGAGCGGCGGCTGCGGACCCGGTCGGTGTGGTGGACCGTCGAGGCGGACGTCGCCGAGGCGGTCCTCGGCGACCCGGCGCGGCTGCCCGGCGCGCTGCACGCCGCCGAGCACGCCTCGATCGGGCTGCTGCCGCTGCTGGCGACGTGCGACCGGTGGGACCTCGGCGGGCTCTCCACGGCGCTGCACCCCGACACGGAGCGGCCGACGGTGTTCGTCCACGACGCCGTGCCCGGCGGGGCGGGGTTCGCCGACCGCGGCCACGCCCGGTTCGCGCAGTGGCTCACTGCGACCCGGGACGCCGTGCGCTCGTGCGGCTGCGAGGACGGCTGCCCGGCGTGCGTGCAGTCGCCCAAGTGCGGCAACGGCAACGAACCCCTCGACAAGGCCGGGGCGCTGGGCCTGCTCGACGTGCTCGTGGAGGCCGTCGGAGCCACCGGAGCCACCGGGGACCCGGGAGGCGCCGACGACGCTCACCCCTCGGTCGCCTGA